A genomic stretch from Anoplopoma fimbria isolate UVic2021 breed Golden Eagle Sablefish chromosome 8, Afim_UVic_2022, whole genome shotgun sequence includes:
- the il12rb1 gene encoding leukemia inhibitory factor receptor isoform X2: MNLRDFPLYLMETLKFWSSLHEYIVVFMFLIMVSKGSACEAPSSPECFKRNTTESVYICEWSMNTTESNVIFYIHFNKTKFKSLKKTYDLGEEFIRFRYRAHLIWVEARVGNSSCMSTRRSVILAHTVKYEAPQNISMSWFKNNLNLRWIAAETYPALAEIRFRLNERPTESWEKLQRTTTTTSNTSMYNVIVANLLKDSVYQVQIRQRSTQALNPLWSDWSPVVTVPAELEQKPEVTMMTWLLNGTRKVTLTWKPMPYAAAVMGVVYNLTDTQSSLGCPCKKKGHLINTSKHTTFVSLSAINITVIARNTAGYSPPAIIQVPAEPAADLKICDNTLLDKKLNKKTCLEWHELPDGDSRTENVITLTARMKKMDREKMRTNIKDYVRYLYFEHRCEGGWKPQTVKMCLFYQKEGVPLREPQELAFSATHTSVDLSWKAIPSVDQRGFLTHYILCSVKFSSQDNQKECSNISASLIKHHLENLTPGTKYNISLVGVTRVGAGPEATVIINTLPEKPVNESKARSSLLCRHLLFQISSLINQRVRSFWRERRRCTSLHCTTIQRPSLSLRTQVRPLSSGESGMTTVTRTWMTALIQGCRKESVMSVPAPQMRH; the protein is encoded by the exons ATGAACCTTCGAGACTTTCCACTATACCTCATGGAAACTTTGAAATTCTGGAGCTCACTACATGAAtacattgttgtgtttatgttccTTATAATGGTCagcaaag GGTCAGCATGTGAGGCTCCTTCCAGTCCTGAGTGCTTCAAAAGAAACACTACTGAGTCTGTTTATATTTGTGAATGGAGCATGAATACAACTGAAAGCAATGTGATATTTTACATTCACTTTAA TAAAACAAAGTTCAAGAGCTTAAAGAAAACGTATGACCTCGGGGAGGAATTTATCAGGTTCAGATATCGTGCTCATCTCATTTGGGTGGAAGCTCGAGTAGGAAACTCCAGCTGCATGTCAACCAGGAGGTCTGTCATACTGGCTCACACAG TTAAGTATGAAGCACCTCAAAATATTTCCATGTCCTGGTTTAAAAACAATCTCAACTTAAGATGGATAGCGGCAGAGACCTATCCAGCTTTAGCCGAGATCAGATTCAGACTCAACGAACGCCCCACAGAATCATGGGAAAAA TTACAGAGGACAACAACTACCACCAGCAACACTTCAATGT aCAATGTTATTGTTGCGAATCTGTTGAAGGATTCAGTTTACCAGGTTCAAATCAGACAGCGGTCCACTCAGGCCCTTAACCCACTGTGGAGCGACTGGTCTCCAGTTGTGACTGTTCCTGCAG aACTTGAACAGAAACCTGAAGTCACCATGATGACATGGCTTTTAAATGGCACTCGAAAAGTGACGCTAACGTGGAAG CCGATGCCATATGCAGCTGCAGTCATGGGAGTGGTTTACAacctgacagacacacagtctTCTCTTGGATGTCCCTGCAAGAAAAAAGGACATCTTATCAACACGAGTAAACACACTACTTTTGTCTCGTTATCTGCCATCAACATCACTGTAATCGCCAGAAACACAGCAGGGTATTCTCCACCAGCAATCATACAAGTACCGGCCGAACCTGCTGCAGATTTAAAAA TTTGTGACAATACGTTACTGGATAAGAAACTAAATAAGAAAACTTGCCTTGAGTGGCACGAGCTTCCAGATGGAGATTCAAGGACAGAAAATGTGATCACCTTAACAGCAAGGATGAAGAAAATGGACAGGGAGAAAATGAGAACGA ACATAAAGGACTATGTTCGGTACCTTTACTTTGAACACAGATGTGAAGGCGGTTGGAAACCACAGACAGTCAAAATGTGCCTCTTTTATCAAAAAGAGGGCG tTCCACTCAGAGAACCTCAGGAACTAGCGTTtagtgcaacacacacatctgttgACTTGTCTTGGAAAGCGATTCCCTCTGTGGACCAGCGAGGTTTCCTTACACACTACATCCTCTGTAGCGTGAAGTTCAGCTCACAGGATAATCAGAAAG AGTGCAGTAACATATCAGCCTCTCTGATTAAACACCATCTGGAAAACTTGACACCGGGAACGAAATACAACATCAGCCTGGTTGGAGTGACACGTGTGGGAGCAGGACCTGAAGCCACAGTCATTATCAACACGCTCCCTGAGAAGCCTGTCAATG AATCAAAAGCCAGATCTTCCCTCCTGTGCCGACACCTGTTATTCCAGATTTCATCCCTTATCAACCAGAGAGTCAG GAGTTTctggagggaaaggaggaggTGCACGAGCTTACACTGCACAACCATCCAGAGGCCAAGTCTGTCCCTGAGGACGCAGGTGAGACCACTGTCCTCAGGGGAGAGTGGGATGACAACAGTGACGAGGACGTGGATGACAGCATTGATTCAAGGATGTCGGAAGGAATCGGTGATGAGTGTCCCGGCTCCACAGATGAGGCACTGA
- the il12rb1 gene encoding leukemia inhibitory factor receptor isoform X1: MNLRDFPLYLMETLKFWSSLHEYIVVFMFLIMVSKGSACEAPSSPECFKRNTTESVYICEWSMNTTESNVIFYIHFNKTKFKSLKKTYDLGEEFIRFRYRAHLIWVEARVGNSSCMSTRRSVILAHTVKYEAPQNISMSWFKNNLNLRWIAAETYPALAEIRFRLNERPTESWEKLQRTTTTTSNTSMYNVIVANLLKDSVYQVQIRQRSTQALNPLWSDWSPVVTVPAELEQKPEVTMMTWLLNGTRKVTLTWKPMPYAAAVMGVVYNLTDTQSSLGCPCKKKGHLINTSKHTTFVSLSAINITVIARNTAGYSPPAIIQVPAEPAADLKICDNTLLDKKLNKKTCLEWHELPDGDSRTENVITLTARMKKMDREKMRTNIKDYVRYLYFEHRCEGGWKPQTVKMCLFYQKEGVPLREPQELAFSATHTSVDLSWKAIPSVDQRGFLTHYILCSVKFSSQDNQKECSNISASLIKHHLENLTPGTKYNISLVGVTRVGAGPEATVIINTLPEKPVNVWWSLGLLLLFFFLTTMCTCILKRIKSQIFPPVPTPVIPDFIPYQPESQEFLEGKEEVHELTLHNHPEAKSVPEDAGETTVLRGEWDDNSDEDVDDSIDSRMSEGIGDECPGSTDEALRSSREEEINDLEQVENEIAMLIYRNGLVFDLKTDSP, from the exons ATGAACCTTCGAGACTTTCCACTATACCTCATGGAAACTTTGAAATTCTGGAGCTCACTACATGAAtacattgttgtgtttatgttccTTATAATGGTCagcaaag GGTCAGCATGTGAGGCTCCTTCCAGTCCTGAGTGCTTCAAAAGAAACACTACTGAGTCTGTTTATATTTGTGAATGGAGCATGAATACAACTGAAAGCAATGTGATATTTTACATTCACTTTAA TAAAACAAAGTTCAAGAGCTTAAAGAAAACGTATGACCTCGGGGAGGAATTTATCAGGTTCAGATATCGTGCTCATCTCATTTGGGTGGAAGCTCGAGTAGGAAACTCCAGCTGCATGTCAACCAGGAGGTCTGTCATACTGGCTCACACAG TTAAGTATGAAGCACCTCAAAATATTTCCATGTCCTGGTTTAAAAACAATCTCAACTTAAGATGGATAGCGGCAGAGACCTATCCAGCTTTAGCCGAGATCAGATTCAGACTCAACGAACGCCCCACAGAATCATGGGAAAAA TTACAGAGGACAACAACTACCACCAGCAACACTTCAATGT aCAATGTTATTGTTGCGAATCTGTTGAAGGATTCAGTTTACCAGGTTCAAATCAGACAGCGGTCCACTCAGGCCCTTAACCCACTGTGGAGCGACTGGTCTCCAGTTGTGACTGTTCCTGCAG aACTTGAACAGAAACCTGAAGTCACCATGATGACATGGCTTTTAAATGGCACTCGAAAAGTGACGCTAACGTGGAAG CCGATGCCATATGCAGCTGCAGTCATGGGAGTGGTTTACAacctgacagacacacagtctTCTCTTGGATGTCCCTGCAAGAAAAAAGGACATCTTATCAACACGAGTAAACACACTACTTTTGTCTCGTTATCTGCCATCAACATCACTGTAATCGCCAGAAACACAGCAGGGTATTCTCCACCAGCAATCATACAAGTACCGGCCGAACCTGCTGCAGATTTAAAAA TTTGTGACAATACGTTACTGGATAAGAAACTAAATAAGAAAACTTGCCTTGAGTGGCACGAGCTTCCAGATGGAGATTCAAGGACAGAAAATGTGATCACCTTAACAGCAAGGATGAAGAAAATGGACAGGGAGAAAATGAGAACGA ACATAAAGGACTATGTTCGGTACCTTTACTTTGAACACAGATGTGAAGGCGGTTGGAAACCACAGACAGTCAAAATGTGCCTCTTTTATCAAAAAGAGGGCG tTCCACTCAGAGAACCTCAGGAACTAGCGTTtagtgcaacacacacatctgttgACTTGTCTTGGAAAGCGATTCCCTCTGTGGACCAGCGAGGTTTCCTTACACACTACATCCTCTGTAGCGTGAAGTTCAGCTCACAGGATAATCAGAAAG AGTGCAGTAACATATCAGCCTCTCTGATTAAACACCATCTGGAAAACTTGACACCGGGAACGAAATACAACATCAGCCTGGTTGGAGTGACACGTGTGGGAGCAGGACCTGAAGCCACAGTCATTATCAACACGCTCCCTGAGAAGCCTGTCAATG TGTGGTGGAGTCTGGGCTTGCTGTTACTGTTCTTTTTCTTAACAACAATGTGCACCTGCATCTTAAAGAG AATCAAAAGCCAGATCTTCCCTCCTGTGCCGACACCTGTTATTCCAGATTTCATCCCTTATCAACCAGAGAGTCAG GAGTTTctggagggaaaggaggaggTGCACGAGCTTACACTGCACAACCATCCAGAGGCCAAGTCTGTCCCTGAGGACGCAGGTGAGACCACTGTCCTCAGGGGAGAGTGGGATGACAACAGTGACGAGGACGTGGATGACAGCATTGATTCAAGGATGTCGGAAGGAATCGGTGATGAGTGTCCCGGCTCCACAGATGAGGCACTGAGGAGttccagagaagaagaaattaaTGATCTCGAACAAGTGGAGAACGAGATCGCCATGCTGATATACAGGAATGGTTTAGTCTTCGATTTGAAGACAGACTCGCCttaa